In Streptomyces sp. ML-6, the genomic stretch TACGTGCGCCGGGCCGAGCGCAACGAACACGACTTCGCCCGGCTCGTGGAAGGCCGCTCCGCGCAGTGAGCCGTACGTACGCGGTGGCGGCCGTCGCCGTCGTCGTCCTCGCCACCGTCCTCGTCGGCGGCTTCGGACTCCGGATCTCCCGGACCACCTCCGACTTCTACGTCGCCTCACGCACCGTACGGCCCCGCCTCAACGCCGCCGCCATCAGCGGCGAGTACCTCTCCGCCGCCTCCTTCCTCGGCATCGCGGGACTGGTCCTCGTGCACGGCCCGGACATGCTCTGGTACCCGGTCGGCTACACCGCCGGCTACCTGGTGCTGCTGGTCTTCGTCGCCGCGCCGCTGCGCCGCTCGGGGGCGTACACCCTGCCCGACTTCGCCGAGGGGAGACTGGAATCGCGCCAGGTGCGCAGACTGGTGAGCGTCTTCGTGGTCGCGGCGGGCTGGCTCTACCTCGTACCGCAGCTCCAGGGCGCCGGGCTGACGCTGAAGATCCTCACCGGGGCGCCCGGCTGGCTCGGCGACGTGCTCGTGGCGGCGGTCGTCGTCCTCGCCGTCGCCGCGGGCGGCATGCGGTCCATCACCTTCGTACAGGTCTTCCAGTACTGGCTGAAACTGACCGCCCTCCTCGTCCCCGCGATCTTCCTGGTCCTCGCCTGGCAGGGCGACGGGCGGCCCCGCGCCGCCTTCGACGAACAGCTCTCCGTCTTCCGCGCCGAACACCCGATGTACGCCACGTACGGGCTGATCATCGCGACGTTCCTGGGCACCATGGGCCTGCCGCACGTCGTCGTCCGCTTCTACACCAGCCCCAACGGCCGCGACGCCCGCCGCACGACGGTTGTCGTCCTCGCCCTCATCGGCGTGTTCTACCTGCTGCCCCCGGTCTACGGCGCCCTGGGCAGGCTGTACGCCCCCGAGCTGATCCGGGGCGGGGACGCGGACGCGGCCGTGCTGCTGCTGCCCGGCCGGGTCATCGGCGGCCTCGGCGGGGACCTGCTCGGCGCACTGGTCGCGGGCGGCGCCTTCGCCGCGTTCCTGTCGACCGCGTCCGGCCTCACGATGGCCGTCGCCGGGGTCATCACGCAGGACGTGCTCCCCTCGCGCGGGGTCCGGCACTTCCGGCTCGCCACCGTGCTCGCCATGTGCGTTCCGCTGGCCGGTTCGCTGCTGGTCAGCCGGGTGCCGGTGGCCGACTCGGTGGCGATGGCGTTCGCCGTCTCGGCGTCCTCCTTCTGCCCGCTGCTGATCCTCGGCATCTGGTGGCGGCGGCTCACCCCGCCCGGCGCGATCGCCGGACTGCTGCTCGGCGGCGGCTCCGCGTTCCTGGCCGTCACCATCACCGTCAGCGGCGCGGTGCGCCCGCCGGGCTGGGCCCACGCCCTGCTCGCCTGGCCCGCCGTCTGGTCGGTGCCGGTCGGCTTCCTCGCGATGGTCCTGGTCTCCCTGGCCACGCCCGGCCGCATCCCTCCCGGCACCAACGCCGCCATGACCCGCTTCCACCTCCCGGAGACACTGGCCTCCGGCAGGCACCGATGACCCCCGGGGGACCCCGATGACCGGCGCCGCCCACGCGGTACTCGTCCTGCTCGTGCTCCTGCTGCTCACAGCGGCCTTCCTGCTCGGCCGCCGCACCGCCCGGCCCGTCCGCACCAGCGACGTCGGCACCCCCGTCGAGCACGCCACCTTCGAGACCCTGCACACCGCCTCGCTCGCCGCGCCGCCGCTGCGCGCCGGACTCACCGGGGAGAGCGCCCGCAAGGCCGCCCGCGGGCTGCGCTCGCTGCTGGGCACCGACGCGCTCTGCCTCACCGACCGCGACCGGGTGCTGGTCTGGGACGGCGCGGGCGAGCACCACGGCCGGCACGTCATGGACCAGGTGCGCGACCTCCTCGACAGCGGCCGGGACACCGCCTTCGCCAGCGACTGCGACGACCTGGACTGCCCGCTGCGCTGGGCCGTGGCCGTACCGCTCACCGTCGACCACCGGGTGCTCGGCACCCTCGTCGCCTACGCCCCGCGCGAGTCCGCGGTACTGGCCAGGGCCGCCGGGGAGGTGGCCCGCTGGGTCTGCGTACAGCTGGAACTCGCCGAACTGGACCGCTCCCGCACCCAGCTCATCGAGGCCGAGATCAGGGCGCTGCGGGCCCAGATCTCCCCGCACTTCATCTTCAACTCACTGGCCGCCATCGCCTCGTTCGTCCGCACCGACCCGGAACGGGCCCGCGAACTCCTGCTGGAATTCGCCGACTTCACCCGTTACTCGTTCCGCAGCCACGGCGACTTCACCACCCTCGCCGACGAGCTCCACTCCATCGACCAGTACCTGGCGCTGGTACGGGCCCGCTTCGGCGAACGGCTCGCGGTCACCCTCCAGATCGCCCCCGAAGTGCTGCCCGTCGCCCTGCCCTTCCTCTGCCTCCAGCCGCTGGTCGAGAACGCCGTCAAGCACGGCCTCGAAGGATCGGCCGCCCCGCCCCGCCCGCTCGGCACCGGCCGCACGGAGGAGACCCCGACCCACATCACCATCAGCGCCTTCGACGCCGGTTCCGAGGCCGAGGTCGTCATCGAGGACGACGGCGCCGGCATGGACCCGCGGCGGCTGCGCCAGATCCTGCGCGGCGAGGGCGGCCCCTCCACCGGCATCGGACTGCTCAACGTCGACGAGCGGCTGCGCCAGGTCTACGGGGACGACTACGGGCTCGTCATCGAGACGGGCGTCGGCGCCGGGATGAAGATCACGGTGCGGCTGCCGAAGTACCGTGCCGGCGTGCACGGTTCCTGACCGGCGGACGGAGCGCTCAGTGCAACTGGATCGCCAGATGTCCCAGCGGCAGACCCAACTGCCAGGCCGGTGTCCACACCTGGACGGCCTCCTCCGCGTCCGCCCCGTCGCCCAGCGGCCCCCGGGCCCGCGGACCGATCGCGTCCAGATCGGCCGCCAGCAGCTCGGTCTCCTCCAGCCACCGCCAGGCCGCACGGGCCAGTGCCAGATCGGGGCTTCCGCCCTCCGCCCCGGGACCGGGGTCCCCGCCGAGCGCGTCGAGCCGTTCGCGGACCCAGCCGCGCCAGGCGACCCCGTACGCCGTCAGCAGCCGCAGCTCGTCCAGCCGGGCCGCGGGCAGTTCACCGGCCACCACCATGTCGTCGCGGAGGAAGACGGTGAGCGCGAGCGCGTCCCGCCCCGCGCGGTACTCCAGTGTGGACGGCTCCATCAGATCACCGGTCCGCAGTATCCCGTCGGCGAGGTACTCGGCGTACATCCAGGCCATCGGGATCAGCAGCCCGCCCCCCTGGGTTCCGTCCTGACGTTCCGGGCACATCCCGTCTCGCCTCTTTCCGTTCTCGCCACCGGGCTCCACGCAGCATTGAACCGGGGGAGCGCGCCCCGCGTGGCCAGAAGGGCAGGATCCGTCCCGACCGGGTCCGCACACGACACGAGGATGCGATGAGCGCCGATCCCGGGAAGGACCCGCACGTGCGGCAGTTGCTCGGTGCCTATGTTCTCGACGCGCTCACGGCCGGCGAGGCCCGTGAGGTCTGCCGCCACCTGCAGACCTGCGACGGCTGCGCCGCCGACTACGTGCAGGTCGCGGAGGCCGTCCCGCTGCTCGCCCTGCTCGCCGAGGAGGAGCTGCTGGAGTAGCCCGGAAGACTGCGGGCGAGCCGGCGCAGCGCGTAGTAGGACCGGGACTTGACCGTGCCCGGCGGAATGCCGAGCGCCTGGGCCGTCTCGTTCACGGTGAGCCCGCGGAAGTACATCTGGACGAGGACCTCGCGGTGGTCCGGGCTCAGGGCGCGCACCGCCTCGCGCACGTCGAGGGCCGAGACCGTGGCCTCGGCGGTGTCCTCCCCGTCCGCGGCCGTCTCCAGCACCACGTCGCCGACCTCGGCCGGGCGGGCCTGCCGGGACCGGCGCGCGTCGATCGCGAGCCGCCGCGCCACGGTGAAGAGCCAGGGCCGCATCGACGCGTACGGGGCGTCGAACGCCTCCGGATGCTGCCAGGCGCGCACCAGCGTCTCCTGGAGCAGGTCCTCGGCCCGCTGCCGGTCGCCGAAGGTCAGCCCCAGCAGGAAGCGGAAGAGCGCGGCACCGTGCTCCCGCTGGAGGTCCGCGAGGGTCCGCTCGTCCGTCGTGGTGGTCATCGTGAACGCCCTTCCCGCCGAGGCACTGCCGCTTCGCTGCCGACGGGCGTATACGAACGCATCGGGGCGCCGAGGAACAGGCGGTGGGCCCCGCCGTGCGACGAGCGGTCGCACAGTGCGGCGAATGGTGCGGTGAACGGTCGGGCGGTGCGATGTGTGTACGGGCGACGGGCCCGGAGCACCGGCGGCGCGCCCCGGCCGCCCGTGGCCCGGGCCCGTCGGCGGACGCCGCCACGGGGAGCCGGGGCCGCGCTCAGGACTTCTTCGTCCCCGGGCCCGTCCCGGTCGTCCTCGCCATCTCCGACTTCCGGTAGGAGTAGCCGAAGTAGATGACCAGCCCGACCAGGAACCACACCGCGAACCGCGCCCAGGTCTGCCACTGGAGGAAGGTGATCAGCCAGATCGAGAACACCACACCGAGGGCCGGGACGAACGGCATCCCGGGGGTGCGGAACGTACGCGGCAGGTCGGGCTGCTTGTAACGCAGCACGATCACGGCGATGCACACCACCACGAACGCCAGCAGGATGCCGATGTTGGTCAGCTCGGCGGCCTCGCCGATCGGCAGGAACCCGGCGATCGCCGCCGAGGCCACCCCGACGATCCAGGTCACCCGGGTCGGGACGTGCCGGGTGGGGTGGGTCTTGGCGAACCACTTCGGCAGCAGCCCGTCCCGGCTCATCGAGAACCAGACCCGGGTCACCCCGAGCATGAAGGTGAACATGACGGTCAGGATCCCGATGATGGCGCCCACCGCGATCACGTCGGCGAGCCCGCTGAGGCCCACCGCCTTGAAGGCCGTGGAGAAACCGGACTCCGGGTCGATGTCCTCGTAGCTCTGCATCCCCGTCAGCACCAGGCACGCCGCCACGTAGAGGGCCATGGAGATGGCCAGGGAGTACAGGATCGCCTTCGGCATGTGGCGCTGGGCGTCCTTGGACTCCTCGGCGGCCGTCGACATGGCGTCGTAGCCGAAGACCGCGAAGAACACCGTGGCCGCGCCCGTGAAGGCACCGCTCACCCCGAACGGGAAGAAGGGGTGGTAGTTGGCGGTGTTGATGTGGAAGACGCCCACGCCGATGACCAGCAGGACCACCAGGACCTTCAGGACCACCACGACCGTCTCGAAGCGGGCCGCGTTCCTGATGCCGAGGGTCAGCAGGTACGCGACCAGCAGACAGAGCAGCGCGGCGAACAGGTCCACCTTGTGGCCGTCGCCGGTGCCGGGCGCGCCCAGCATCCACTTCGGCACGTCCAGCCCCAGCTCCCCGAGCAGGAAGCTGAAGTAGCCGGAGATGCCGATCGCGACCACCGCCACGATCGCGGTGTACTCCAGCAGCAGGTCCCAGCCGATGAACCAGCCCACCAGCTCGCCGAGCACCGCGTACCCGTAGGTGTACGCGGACCCGGCCTTCGGGATCAGCCCCGCGAACTCCGCGTAGCTGAACGCGGCGGCCGCGCTCGCCACGCCCGCGATGAGGAACGAGATCAGGACGGCGGGACCGGCGGTGCCGTTGGCCACGGTGCCGGCGAGGGTGAAGATGCCCGCCCCGATGATGCCGCCCACACCGATCGCGGTGAGCTGCCACAGCCCGAGCGTTCTGGTGAGCTGAGCGGTGGCCTCCCCTGCGGGGCTCCGTTCGTCGATCTGCTCGATCGGCTTGCGACGCAGTACGCCCTCGCCCACCCGGAGCCTTGCCATGAGTCACCTCTTCGCTGACGGCCGTCGCTGACGGGCGCTCATGATGACTCAGCCGGAGCCGCTGCGGAAGAAGGCGTGCCGTTTGGCGGAAGGAAGGATTCCGCAGAGGTCAGGGGACCACCGTGACGGGCCAACGACCCGCTTTCACCAGCCGGATCGCCACCGATCCGACGAACCGGTGCCCGGCCGATTCCGACGCGCCCACCACGACGGCGTCCGCCTTCAACTCGTCCGCCGCGGTCACGAGTCCGTTGTAGGGGTCGCCGCGGAAGGTGTGGAACTCCCAGCGCACGTTCCACACGTCCTTCAGCCGCCGGGCCGCCTCCCGGATCTCGTTCACCAGCTCCTCCGCGACCTCGCCGGTCGTGTCGGCGATCGGCGCCCCGAGTGCCGCCCCGGCGGGCAGCACGGGCTGTACGTGGACCAGGACGAGCATGGCTCCCTGGCGGCGGGCCAGACCTGCCGCGTAGGCCGCGGCACGCATGGAGGAATCGGACCCGTCGATGCCGGCGACGATCACTTTCGGGCCGTCCGTGCCACGTTCGAACTCATGAGGCTGCGGTTCTGTCACGGCAGTGAGGTTATCCGCTGCCGTGGACCGTCCTCCGGACCGGCCCGGTCCGAAGCTGCCGCCTGCCCCACCGCCGATCCCTCCATCGGGTGCAAAAACCTCCACCACCGGAGACGCCGACCGGGACACGCCCGCCCGCCGTGCGAGCAGTTGGTCATGAAGAATGATCAGAGCTTTCCGGGACGCAGGGCGTTGCTGCGCCTGGCCGCCGGACTCGGCACGGCCGCCGCCGTGCGCATGATCGCCGCGGACCCGGCCGGGGCGCCGCTCCGGGACCCCGCACCGGCCCGGGCCGGAGCGGCCGGACCCCCGTCGGCCGTCCGGACCCGGCCCGCCTCGTACCGGCTCCGGCCCATGACCGCGGGTGCTCCGCCCCGCTTCCGGCCCGCGGCGCCCCCGGTCCGCACCCGGCCCTTCGAGGAACTGCCCGGGATCGGGCACGCCATGGTCCTCAGCTTCGACGACGGCCCGGACCCGCAATACACCCCGCCCATCCTCTCCACCCTGCGCGAGTACGACGTCCGCGCGATGTTCTTCGTCTGCGGCGAGATGGCCCATGACAACCAGGACCTGGTGCGGGCCATCGCCGAGGACGGCCACACCATCGGCAACCACTCCTGGACCCACCCCCTGGTCACCGGACTCTCCCGGGCGGGCGTCCTCGACGAACTCGGCCCCACCAGCGAGGTGATCGAGCGGCTCACCGGCACCGCGCCGCTCTGGTACCGGGCGCCGTACGGGGCGTGGAACCGCAACTCCTTCGAGATCGGCGCCGCCCTGGGAATGGAGCCCCTGGCGTGGACCGTGGACACCCTGGACTGGACCGAACCCGGCACCGGCACCATCGTCCGCCGGGTCCGGGAGGGGGCGGCGCCCGGCGTCGTCGTGCTCTCCCACGACGCGGGAGGCGATCGTTCGCAGAGCGTGGCGGCGCTGCGCCGGTACCTCCCCGAACTGCTCGACGCCGGCTATCGGATCACGGTGCCGCAGCGTCGCTGA encodes the following:
- a CDS encoding cation acetate symporter, giving the protein MSRTYAVAAVAVVVLATVLVGGFGLRISRTTSDFYVASRTVRPRLNAAAISGEYLSAASFLGIAGLVLVHGPDMLWYPVGYTAGYLVLLVFVAAPLRRSGAYTLPDFAEGRLESRQVRRLVSVFVVAAGWLYLVPQLQGAGLTLKILTGAPGWLGDVLVAAVVVLAVAAGGMRSITFVQVFQYWLKLTALLVPAIFLVLAWQGDGRPRAAFDEQLSVFRAEHPMYATYGLIIATFLGTMGLPHVVVRFYTSPNGRDARRTTVVVLALIGVFYLLPPVYGALGRLYAPELIRGGDADAAVLLLPGRVIGGLGGDLLGALVAGGAFAAFLSTASGLTMAVAGVITQDVLPSRGVRHFRLATVLAMCVPLAGSLLVSRVPVADSVAMAFAVSASSFCPLLILGIWWRRLTPPGAIAGLLLGGGSAFLAVTITVSGAVRPPGWAHALLAWPAVWSVPVGFLAMVLVSLATPGRIPPGTNAAMTRFHLPETLASGRHR
- a CDS encoding sigma-70 family RNA polymerase sigma factor, with amino-acid sequence MTTTTDERTLADLQREHGAALFRFLLGLTFGDRQRAEDLLQETLVRAWQHPEAFDAPYASMRPWLFTVARRLAIDARRSRQARPAEVGDVVLETAADGEDTAEATVSALDVREAVRALSPDHREVLVQMYFRGLTVNETAQALGIPPGTVKSRSYYALRRLARSLPGYSSSSSSASRASSGTASATCT
- a CDS encoding polysaccharide deacetylase family protein — protein: MKNDQSFPGRRALLRLAAGLGTAAAVRMIAADPAGAPLRDPAPARAGAAGPPSAVRTRPASYRLRPMTAGAPPRFRPAAPPVRTRPFEELPGIGHAMVLSFDDGPDPQYTPPILSTLREYDVRAMFFVCGEMAHDNQDLVRAIAEDGHTIGNHSWTHPLVTGLSRAGVLDELGPTSEVIERLTGTAPLWYRAPYGAWNRNSFEIGAALGMEPLAWTVDTLDWTEPGTGTIVRRVREGAAPGVVVLSHDAGGDRSQSVAALRRYLPELLDAGYRITVPQRR
- a CDS encoding zf-HC2 domain-containing protein, translating into MSADPGKDPHVRQLLGAYVLDALTAGEAREVCRHLQTCDGCAADYVQVAEAVPLLALLAEEELLE
- a CDS encoding universal stress protein translates to MTEPQPHEFERGTDGPKVIVAGIDGSDSSMRAAAYAAGLARRQGAMLVLVHVQPVLPAGAALGAPIADTTGEVAEELVNEIREAARRLKDVWNVRWEFHTFRGDPYNGLVTAADELKADAVVVGASESAGHRFVGSVAIRLVKAGRWPVTVVP
- a CDS encoding amino acid permease; amino-acid sequence: MARLRVGEGVLRRKPIEQIDERSPAGEATAQLTRTLGLWQLTAIGVGGIIGAGIFTLAGTVANGTAGPAVLISFLIAGVASAAAAFSYAEFAGLIPKAGSAYTYGYAVLGELVGWFIGWDLLLEYTAIVAVVAIGISGYFSFLLGELGLDVPKWMLGAPGTGDGHKVDLFAALLCLLVAYLLTLGIRNAARFETVVVVLKVLVVLLVIGVGVFHINTANYHPFFPFGVSGAFTGAATVFFAVFGYDAMSTAAEESKDAQRHMPKAILYSLAISMALYVAACLVLTGMQSYEDIDPESGFSTAFKAVGLSGLADVIAVGAIIGILTVMFTFMLGVTRVWFSMSRDGLLPKWFAKTHPTRHVPTRVTWIVGVASAAIAGFLPIGEAAELTNIGILLAFVVVCIAVIVLRYKQPDLPRTFRTPGMPFVPALGVVFSIWLITFLQWQTWARFAVWFLVGLVIYFGYSYRKSEMARTTGTGPGTKKS
- a CDS encoding histidine kinase, yielding MTGAAHAVLVLLVLLLLTAAFLLGRRTARPVRTSDVGTPVEHATFETLHTASLAAPPLRAGLTGESARKAARGLRSLLGTDALCLTDRDRVLVWDGAGEHHGRHVMDQVRDLLDSGRDTAFASDCDDLDCPLRWAVAVPLTVDHRVLGTLVAYAPRESAVLARAAGEVARWVCVQLELAELDRSRTQLIEAEIRALRAQISPHFIFNSLAAIASFVRTDPERARELLLEFADFTRYSFRSHGDFTTLADELHSIDQYLALVRARFGERLAVTLQIAPEVLPVALPFLCLQPLVENAVKHGLEGSAAPPRPLGTGRTEETPTHITISAFDAGSEAEVVIEDDGAGMDPRRLRQILRGEGGPSTGIGLLNVDERLRQVYGDDYGLVIETGVGAGMKITVRLPKYRAGVHGS